The sequence below is a genomic window from Ovis canadensis isolate MfBH-ARS-UI-01 breed Bighorn chromosome 8, ARS-UI_OviCan_v2, whole genome shotgun sequence.
ccagttctaactgctgcttcctgacctgcatacagatttctcaagaggcagtcaggtggtctggtattcccatctctcagaattttccacagtttcttgtggtccacacagttaaaggctttggcatagtcaataaagcagaaatagatgtttttctggaactctcttgctttttcgatgatccagcggatgctggcaatttgatctctggttcctctgccttaagAAATCACCTAGTCCTACCTTCAGGCAGATAATACattatttttcctaaatttaaCGGTGTGGCTAAGATAGCTTAGGCTCAGAATTTTTAACGATCATATTACAAGAATTAGAATGGAAATTAGAATCCTAGCTTCTTACCTCTTGAGTTAGTAATTATCATAATACACTGTTGTCCCTATATTAACTTGaataaatttgtaattttttcacttaaaatttaactatctgaaggaattttaaaaatactttaatgattttgggcttccctgttggctcagcaataaagaatccacctgcaatgcaggagatgtcataGGCACCTCAcgttcaattcctggctcaggaagatcccctggagaaggaaatggtgacccactccagtattcttgcctgggaaatccaatggacagaggagcctgacaggctacagtccacggggtcgcagagagtccggacatgacttagtgaccaaacaacaacaatgatgatGATTTTAGGGATCCACCTGGGAAATGTTGAAGTAAAACCTCAGCTTTGCAATTCCTTTATCTGTCTTTCCACTTCTTATGTTGTTTTCTTGTTACAGTTTCAGTGttggagagattttaaaaacctCGACAcaataagcattcaataaaagTCTATTAAAAAGTCTATAGGAAAAGTAGTAGAAACAGTCTTCCCTCTCCTTGTCCTTGCACGTTTCCATGTGTCATGTGTGTTCCATACATTATCTCATCTAATCTTTTCTCAACTCTTCATTTTTgttgtgaaatattttatatgtggtTTGGTTTTAgtggttttagttgctaagtcatgtccaactcttgtgaccccatggactgtggcctgctaggctcctctgtccatgggattttccaggcaagaatactggagtgggttgccaatcccttgtCCAATGTATAAATCATATTTATACTTGATTTATGcatttaaatcatatttttcctATCTTCTATTTCCCCTATATTCAGCAAAAATATTGTTCAAAATCAAAGGACAATTATAGACTTTTTCAGAAATCTGAAAGAATTTATTACCATAGACCTTCAATCCAAGGAATGTTAAACAGAGTTGGGTAGGTGGAAGAAAATGGTACTAGAAAGGAATAGGAATCTACAGAGAGGAATGAAGAACACTGAAAATGGTAACTACATAGGtagatttgatatttttcttatatctCTATAACTCTACacctatataaaaataattgtttaaacaAAAAGATAATGATGAACTTTAGGgattataacatatataaaacatacaaCAGCAATAGCATGAAGGGAGAAATTGAAGTACAATATTTAAAGTTTCCTATGTGTGAAATGGTGTATCTCCTGAAGGTAGACTGAGataaattaaacatatatatccTGTAAACTCTAAAGCAGACACTAAAGTAACAGGTTACAGTAAAGAAACCAATGAAAGATatcaaatagaataaaaaatatactcAATCTCTTCccaaaaaagcagaaaatggggagaggggaacAAAGAAAATATGAGACAAATAGAAAATCAATAGCAAGGTCAGAAGAACCATatcaataatcacattaaatacaaataatttaaggggctttccccatggctcagtaaagaacctgcctgccagtgcaggagacataagagacacaggttcaagccctgggtcaggaagatcccctggaggagagcatggcaagccactccagtattcttgcctggagtatggatagaggagtctggcaggctacagtccacagcgttgcaaagagttggatacaactgaagcgactaagcatgcacgcatgctgaTGTATAAGTGAGATGAATGACAGTAATGATACAAGAGATGGGGTGGAATACTTaggattattttcttattatagtTATACAGCCCATAAAGTGGTATAGTGTTATTTAAAGTGGACTTGGATTCATTGTAAATATGTATTATGTACTTTAGGGAAACCACtaataaaagcttaaaaaatataactgatatgctaagaaaggagaaaaaaaaagaaatcatgaaatgctcaattaaaatcacaaaaggcagaagacagaacttagaaaaaagaacaaaggaaacatagaaaacagtaaagaatatgGTAGATATTAATCCAGCTATGTCAGTAATGCTTTGAACATCAGTGGTCTAAATGTAGCAATTAAAAGACAGATTGTCACAGTGGATCAAAAAACACCATCAAACTATATGTTATCTATGagaaatctgttttaaatataaagacatataTAGATATCCATGGAGAAAAATTAATCATGCTAACACTtatcaaaagaaagcaagagtcaCTATTGTAATTTTAGACAGAGCAGACTTCATAATAGGGAGTTATCAAGGATACAGAAGGGTATTATGTAATGATGCAGGGCAGTTTTCCAAGAAACATAACAatccatggggacttccctggtggtccaatggttaagactctctgcttccagtgcagggttcagtccctggtcagggaactaagatcccacatgccccacagtggcacagccaaaaaataataacagtCTTTAATATGCATTCTCCTGAGTGTCAAACTACATcaggcaaaaactaatagaactTCTAGGAGAAATAGATGCGTCCACCATCATAGTTGGAGTCTCCAACTTCCTTTATCAAAAAGGGAcagattcagggacttccctggtggtccagtggttaacagtctacctggcagtgcaggggacatgggttcagtccctggtcagggaactaagatcccacaggccatggagcaactaagcctgtgggccgcAAGTAGACAGACTATACACCACACAAAAACTCCCACATGATGCAGTGAAGACCctatgtgcagcaactaagacctgatgcagccaaataaataattttttaaaaaaaaaagaagggacagATTCCACAGGCATAAAATCAGTAAGGACCTAGTTAAATTCAACAATACCATCAATTGACTGGATATAATGGACATctacagggcttctcaggtggttcagtggtaaagatccacctgccaagcaggagacatgggttccatcaactcctgggtcaagaagatctcctggagaaggaaatggcaacccactccagtgttcttgtctagaaaatcccacggacagaggagccatgggttcacgaagagtcggacacaacttaacgactaaaaaacaacaaaaaaatggaaatctaTAAAATACTTCTCCCAAAAGAGAATTCTTCTCAAGCTCtcatggaacattcaccaagatagCACACATTTGGAATTTGGGTCTTTCAAGAACAAGCCACCCGTTCTTAATACTTGGCTCTgcagtaaacctttctctgctccccttACCCCTAAAATACATTCTAGGCCAAAACTTATACCTTAACAAGTTTAAAAGGATAGATAATATAATGTCTGCTCTCTGatcacaatggaattaaactagaaatcagtaacagaaacacAATTGGAAAACCCCCAAatatgtggagattaaacaacatactTTAAATGACATGTGGATCAATGAAGACATCCCAAGataaattttaatatgtttagaacgaaatgaaaatgaaaatacaatctaTCAAAAACTATGAGATGCAGCGAAAGCAGGGCTTAGCGAGAAATGTTAGCATTGAATGCATatagtaaaaagaagaaaaatctgaaataaataatCTAAGCTTCTGCCtttagaaactagaaaaaagagcaaattaaTCCAAAGTATTGAAACCAGACAGAACATCAGTCTTCCGTGGATAACATTTATGATGAAAGGCAACTGTTCTGTATTGTATAAGATGACTCTGTGCTACTCCAGCCTGTGCTTAAGTATCTGTACATTATTGTTTCACATACTTTACATAGAGTATTATATGTTTTACATAAAGTACTTCAGTACCTGCACTTTATTGTTTTACGTATTGAGCTTGTGTAAAGTTTCCTTAGGAAAAAggtttagtttgcttccatagaATGTTTAAAGACTACAGTTTTCAAGTATTGCTGAATATATAAGAACTGCTTCCACATAATTAAAGGCAGATGGCATAATGAAATAGATGAGCTTCTGCGTATAGATCTGAAAATAACTATTGGATGAAGAAGCATACCTCACTGACAGCAGTGAAGCATGAAGTAATTACCGCTAATCAGGAAGCTAGCTAATGTCTAAAGAGTCATGAAACATTTATCAGGCTAAGAATTTAgccaaataataaaattgaaGGGGAAGCCCCCCAATTCTGTTTCATAAAAAAGTCCCTGActgatttaaaatgaatttttaaatgttcaagtcaacattaaacaaattaaaaaattcataagCAAAGATAAATTCAATAACAAAATTTGGTTATAAGTACCAAGTAGGCCTTTCTTATCTGTTACATACTATAAAATGACCTCACTGTAGtctgtctttacttttttttaactcacatgtagaaaaaaatttgaaatcagaaatgaaaataatttcaactGTTATTTCATTTACAGGTCTGCATTACATTTACTGAATTCggaaaaatgcaaaatatctgTAACTTTCTTGTTGAAAAGCTAGATAGCTCTGTTGTCATCAGCCAACCCCAGTTCTATCATATGCCAGGTTCTGTTGATAACCTTCGGTAAGTTAAGCACATCTTTCAATGAATTATCAACTAATTAAACAAAACTGTTCCATCCTACAGTTTGTTGGATGTCTTACTAATCATCTCTGCATTTAATTCCTAAGACGACAAGCCTGTCTTGCTGCTGTAGAAAACGCATGGCGCAAAGCTCAAGAAGTCTGTAACCTTGTTGGCCAAACTCTAGGAAAACCTTTAATAATCAAAGAAGAAGAAACGAAAGAATGGGAAGGCCAAATAGATGATCCCCAGTCATCCAGACTTTCAAATTCATTAACCGtacaacaaaaaatcaaaagtgCAACAATGCATGCTGCTTCCAAAGTATTTATAACTTTTGAAgtaaaggggagagagaagaaaaaaaaacacatctgaaATTCTGACCAAAATATATTgcgtttgtatctttttttttgtctgtttttatactttttataatgTTTGCTTTTGTCCtaattatatatattgtataGTGTATAATAAAGTGTTTCGCCCCCAAGCCTGTCAATCCTTGAATATAGTTCCACAGAATACTTacatttactttctgttttcGAAAACGTATTACAGGAAATACTCTGGAAACCAATGTGTTATATACGCTTGTATACAGACAGTTCATGTAAGTGCATGgtgtaaataattttatatttctactcTGGAAAGAAATGTTGACACAGTTATTAACATGATTCTTAACATGCATTCTTAGAAAGAACAATGGGCTACTCTGgtagctcagtaaagaatccacctacaattcaggagacctgggttcgatctctgggttgggaagatcccctggagaagggtatggcaacccactccagtattcttgcctggagaatcccacggacagaggagcctggtgggcttcagtccatggggtcacaaagagtcagacacaactgagtgactaacactttcactttcacacttgcaCAACATTCATTCTTAGAACAATGAGCAATACATAACTTTTGATAAAAGGATAATGATGTATACtaagaaaatattctgatgccGGAAATAAAAGGTAATATATGGACCAGACTGTCTTCACCAGGACTCCTTTGATTATACCAGCTTTCTCCAGTACAAATATAACATAATCCATGTATATAATAAAAGATTTCTTAGtaggtgtattttttaaaaagtaaaaaacaattgAAACTAATACTTTATGTAACCTAGCATATCCAAAATATCATTTCAGCATGtaactattttctaaataattaatgggtattttatattctttttttatcatGTTTTCAAAATctagtgtgtattttatattacAGCACACATCAATTCATATGCTAAATTTTCATCACAAATACTTGATCtgtatataattttcttaaaatataggcaaaaaaaaaataggttcacATACCCATGTTGTTCCAGACATGCTTAAAGATCTAGTAACTGGATCAAGtgtcagtttttaaattaaaaaaaaaaaaaaacttttttaattttaacattcaGTTCCTTAGtttcactagccacatttcagggACTTGAAAGCCGTAAGTAGGTAATGGCTACCATGTTGGACAGCACAGAGCCATACACTGAGATGATCCTTTAAGGCTGTCAGCAAGTTCGTCACTGCTATCGCAATATACACTGTCTAAAGTGTGTCTACAGAAAACAAGTCTGTCATGTTGCACAGGCTTACCATTCCCCACCACACAGCTAGGCCCttggggtggtttttttttttttccctgatatttCTTGACACTCATATGCCAATATTTCTCTCATATTCCAGTATGTAGTTTCCATCCCCACATACTTTCTTAAGTGACACTAAAAACCACTTCTCCATCTCTTCTGTGGtatccttgaagtgaagtgaagtgaagtcgctcagtcgtgtccaactctttgcgattccgtggactgtagccatgaggctcctccgtccatgggattctccaggcaagagtactggagtgggttgccatttgcttccccagggtatcttcccgacccagggatcaaacccaggtctccctcatcgtaggcagacactttaatctctgagccaccagggaggtgggagggaatatGGAAGCTAAGAAGAACTTTAGACTCTGACGCTGCTATTTTAAAATCCTGATTTTACCACTTGAGTGTAAGCTTCTTTAGAGTGGAGATCTTCTCTTTCTCGTTCACAACTGCATTCTCAGTCTCAGCATAGTGACAGGGCCAACACAGAGCAGATTCTCCAATATCTGCTGAGCATATAAACCGGTTATGAAAACTAGGCAAGTCACTTTAATTAAGCTTCTCTTTCTTCACCAGTGAAATGAGGCTAATATCTATCCTGCAGTGTTACTATAAGGATTAAAGTTGATAAATGTAAGACAATAAAGAATAATGCCTAGTACATAACAGTCATTTGGTAAATGGTAGCCACTCTATCAACTGCATTCTTTGATTATTGTCAACCCAAGTAAAATCTGCCTTCTCCAAGTCTTCCATTAAGATGAATTTTtagtcatattaaaaataaacatcagaAAATCAGCTTAATGtatgttgaatttttatttcaaaaaaaagtTAAGATTATATCTTAGCATTCATTTATCCACTTGAGTAAAAAAGTACAGTTGAGTctatatcaagaaaaaaaattgttcataCTCAGTAAAATTTAATCACAGGGAGTGATTTTTCTTAGCCATGGCTGCATTATATTTTTGGTTCCATCATATTTGGTAAAGAAGGCTTTCAACTTtgcaagaaatatcaatacctaaaaacaaattttaagttaGCATGCACTTTTTAGGATTCACAGGCATTTTTACAGACATTGCTTcaaaaaaaatcctataaaatGGGCAGTCTTACAATTGTATAGAGTATGTAAGAGCAGAAATCCTTCAATGATTGGACTGGTTTATGTGTGACCTGTACACTTAAAGAGTATCAAGTTTAGTTGTCAGTTAATAGCAATTTTATTAAGGTGGCAGATACTAGAGTCTCACAATGAATTACTTAGGGGATCTATGCCACAAAGCCTGCTAGAATAACCTATACTGAACTTAATTCTTTacttccttttaaagaaaatctttaaagaaagcaaaaaattataattgctattttctgaaagaaaatttctAGTTAGAATATTTGAAACAGacctgatactgaagctgaaactacaatactttggccacctgatgcgaagagctgactcatttgaaaagaccctgatgctgcggaagattgagggcaggaggagaagaggatgacagaggatgagaaggatggcatcactgactcgatggacatgagtttgagtaagctccagaagttggtgatggacagggaagcctggtgtgctgcagtccatggggtcacaaaaagtcggacatgactgagtgactgaactgaagtgaaacagACCCACCCGCTATATTCCAAGCTCCTTTTTAGAAGGAAATACTATTAAAATAAGGTTTCTGAATATGACTGATAAATAGGATTCCATTCAGCTACAtactaaaaattacatttttaaaaaatttaattgaaggataatcgctttacagtactgtgttggtttctgccatacatcaacatgaatcagccataggtagacatatgtcccctccctcctgactctccctcctacctccctccccaccccacccctcaaagttgttacagagccctggttgtAGTTCCccaagtcatacagcaaattccaagTGACTAAGATTACATATTTGGTGGTAGCAATTTACCTTACTTTTATCAGTATTCTTATTTGACAGTCAACTTGAGttcaatgtaaataaataagacctgcaaaaatattttttaacctaAGATTCTGTACCTCATATTCCACAAGTATTgttatgtcctctttggaaatgTAGGTTTAGGATATCCCAATTCTGTCAGACTTGATGAGAATTTGATACTGAGGAATTCTCACtagcctaaaaaaaaaatgaattattaggtCAAAAGTGGGAGTTAACACATTATCTACAGTACAGAATTATTCGGGAGACATATGCTTCATTATTCATTCCCTAAAAGCTACATAAATTAGTTTAATCAaaataataagcatttattattttattcatattatatTTGCACCCAAATAGTTTCTGATAGCTGTAATCTGTTGTGGCCTAAATCTCTTAATCATATTCGGTTATGTTAAAAGACTAGAATTCACAGTGGCTAATGcaagtcccaaagaaaggcaatgccaaagaatgctcaaactactgcacagttgcactcatatcacacgctagtaaagtaatgctcaaaattctccaagccaggcttcagcagtacgtgaaccgtgaacttccagatgttcaaactggttttagaaaaggcagaggaaccagagatcaaactgccaacatctgctggatcatggaaaaagcaagagagttccagaaaaacatctatttctgctttcttgactatgccaaagcctttgactgtgtggatcacaataaactgtggaaaattctgaaagagatgggaataccagaccacctgacctgcctcttgagaaatctgtatgcaggtcaggaagcaacagttagaactggacatggaacaacagactggttccaaataggaaaaggagtatgtcaaggctgtgtattgtcaccctgctgggagccagtgtgaggaatcccgcccgtgacaaggtcatgaggaaggaagctgacatacgcaaggcgtgctcagacttcagggacccctctggaaattcctaagcatgtaccccaacaaaaatctgccggcttttgtgctctgcttttccactcttctgacattttctggaaaaagtcaattcagggctttagtcttctgcatttaaaagagtgtttcaatccaaaaaaccctctgatggctttctagcctgcctgcaggactcgtacagctgcgtgtgtgattgtttgaggcctcctgaccgcaggaggcacaggaagcttaaaacatcctaggaatgtaggagcttccgaggagtcaaaatctttttaggactgattaaaggtttcatttgttgagtcaatatttgctgccaaattttcacatcctttagttgtagatatagttagaaaaacaagtagtagaccttgtgttagcaacattagatctttgagttaagtaccctctttgttgtgtcccactgcacctttgttctattgagatgtaactttaatgttaatgctttaaggagatgtagattaaagaaaaacacttcaggggaaacaagattaacattcattaaggaagagagccaaaaagtgttaacaagcctcttggccagaagataatgtaaatcacctgagaccttttgtataccaaatgatgtatagaaagagtctgagctgcgaacgctacataatcttgtgttacccattgatctctgtgttttatcaaaagtataaaaggccttctgaacaataaaggatggggccagctccaggggccagcttctggggccgggggccagcttcttggaccagcttctctaactagtctcccggcctggtttcttggcactctggctccccccgtgtctctctctctctttcttctcctctctctttccctccctctgctctttactttaatttcgggttgaatttccacctggagcgcggaggctcaccaggtctacttacttgccccggctgttaagatctgcgagaaagggagcttaaggcgaggcacccttagatattcaagcgggcgccggtggcccaacatagatggtgcaaattccttgtctggaattttattggccttccgcgtaaaccaagctattcagccctcttcctccacttaatcttcttactacactataatttcttaatctaatcttactttaataaataagtctttccacgccgacgccgtccacccttcgaattccctggatccgccggggctggaccccggcagtcaccctgcttatttaacttctatgcagactacatcatgagaaatgttgggctggacgaagcacaagctggaatcaagattgccgggagagatattaataacctcagatatgcagatgacaccacccttatggcagaaagtaaagaggaactaaaaagcctcttgatgaaactgaaagaggagagtgaaaaagttggcctaaagctcaacattcagaaaacaaagatcatggcatccggtcccatcacttcatggcaaatagatggggaaacagtagaaacagtgtcagactttatttttctgggctccaaaatcactgcaaatggtgactgcagccatgaaattaaaagatgcttattccttggaaggaaatttatgaccaacctagatagcatattgaaaagcacagacattactttgccaacaaaggtccgtctggtcaaggctatagtttttccagtggtcatgtatggatgtgagagttggactgtgaagaaggctgagcaccgaagaattgatgcttttgaactgtggtgttggagaagactcttgagagtcccttggactgcaaggagatccaaccagtccattctaaagagatcagccctgggatttctttggaaggaatgatgctgaagctgaaactccagtactttggccacctcatgcgaagagttgactcattggaaaagactctgatgctgggagggattgggggcaggaggagaaggggacgaccgaggatgagacggctggatggcatcactgacttgatggacataagtctgagtgaactccaggagatggtgatggacagggaggcctggtgtgctgtgattcatggggtcgcaaagagtcggacacaactgagcaactgaactgaactgaactgaactgaacctgttaaggaattccctggttgctcagctggtaaagaatctgcctgcaatgcaagaagaccctggtttgattcctgggtctggaagatcccctagagaaggaataggctacccactccagtatatcctggcttctctggtagctcagacagtaaagaatccacctgcagtgtaggagacctgggttcgatccctgagttgggaagatcccctggaggaaggcatggcgacctcctccagtattctggcctggaaatcccatggacagagaagcctggtagactgcagtccatgaagtcccaaagagtcagataggactgagcacagcacagcacataaccTACTAAGCAGGAGGGCATTGTGTTTGAGTCACTCTCTGGAGCTCTGGCTTCAACCTCCCAACCAACAAGTATCCCCAGATAGCCATGTCACTTGTGGATGATCACCAGTCCCGCCTCGACATGAGCAAATGCTAGTTCAGGACTTCAGATGTAAGGTGGTTCTGTTATAACagtgaaaaggcagaaaagatgAATCAAAAACATATTTGCTACACAGAGTTTAAGACCTGTCAGGGCTTCATAATGCTTGGTACAATTAATAAGACAAATTAGTGAACCAAAAGCTAACATTAGTTTCCACACTAAGAGATTAAAAGTCTAGGTGGCAGAAGAAAGTACAAATCTACCTGAAACAAGGTAGTGatccccaaattaaaaataaatcctccAAACATCATATTACGATCTGGTGGTGGGGCAGgggtatgcatatgtgtgtgtcccCATTTTTTTAACTATAGAGATTCTGTGCTCCTTCCCTTCTACAAATGATTTTAaaccaaagagtcagaaataggTAAATAGTTCCAATACTTCACAACATAAAAATCTACACTGAtcacattgaaagtgaaagtgaagtctctcagtcgtgtcctactctttgtgaccccacggactgtagcctaccaagcctctctgtccatgggattttccagctaagagtactggagagggttgccatttccttctccaggggatcttcccaacccagggatcaaacccaggtttcccgcattgctgACAGgcacttcaccatctgagccaccagggcagcccaattATTTACATCCTAATTTTTCATCTGTCTCTACTCAAGACTATGAACTCCTCAGAAGTAGGGTTATGTCTTAAACATCTCTCTTCCTAGTACCTGGCTAATAAAAGGCTGAGAGGAGGAAAAACCGTCAGTTACTCTGCTTTATCCCCAAATGAGAAAGACAGTGTTTATAGCAGAGTACTTGAATGTTGGTACATGTGGAAGTGGGGACGGGAAGTGCAGGGCACTGATTCCAGAATCAAATACAAATACGATCTTCTGTAATAGGCTTTGAAAGTTAAATTAACAGTAATGGGAACAAATTCGATTTAAACATGTTTATTAAAAGTTGTAAGTTAACTGAATTTCTTACATGCAGTTTTACAGTGGCTGCAGTCAGAATTTCAAAAGCAACTTCCCCTGGCCTTGTCTTATGGcctgttttttggtttgtttgttttttttttcaatgttgttttttgtgggcttttttttttttttgcttttgttcattgtttttatttacataCCACCCCCTCAGACAAGCAACACTAGCAG
It includes:
- the IRAK1BP1 gene encoding interleukin-1 receptor-associated kinase 1-binding protein 1, producing the protein MSLQQTPQSRVFVELLPWADRGRENYLLSGGETLPGLRRPLSSAPAQTPSREVHVSGTAEVSASPDRAQVVVRVSSTKEAAAEAKKSVCRRLDYITQSLRQQGVQSENVTVTKDFKRLENAYHMEAEVCITFTEFGKMQNICNFLVEKLDSSVVISQPQFYHMPGSVDNLRRQACLAAVENAWRKAQEVCNLVGQTLGKPLIIKEEETKEWEGQIDDPQSSRLSNSLTVQQKIKSATMHAASKVFITFEVKGREKKKKHI